Within Sorangiineae bacterium MSr11367, the genomic segment TGTCGACGAGGAGTGCACCACTTGGCAGCACGAAGAGCTCGCGGTGCGTGGTGGTGTGCTTTCCGCGCTCGTCGGCGGCGCGGACGGCGCCTTCGCGCTGGTGGGCCTCCCCTTCGAGAAGGCAGTTGGTCAGCGCCGATTTGCCAACCCCGGAGGCACCGACCATGGCCAGCGTTTCCCCGCGCCGTGCGAGGGCTCGAATCGTATCGATGCCCGCGCCGGTCGCGGCACTGGTGATGATCATCTGCGTGGAGCCGGCGACCTCGGTCACCGCGTTGAACAGCGGCTCGGGGTTCTCGCAAAGGTCGGCCTTGTTGAGAACGATGACCGGGGTAGCGCCGCCTTCGAGCACAGTGGAGACGAAGCGTTCGATGCGACGAACGTTGAGCTCCGCCGTGAGAGCGCTCACGATGAGCACCGTGTCGACGTTGGCCACGAGGACCTGCGGCCGGGTGCGTCGTCCCGCCTCTTTTCGCGTCAGCGACGACGTACGCTGGAAGCGATGAACGACGGGCAGAGGTTCGGCGACCGTATCGCCCCGAAGGCCGACCCAGTCACCCACCACGGGCAGCTCGGAGGCGTCCATCGCTTCGTGGCGCAATTTGCCGGCGAGCACCGCGCGGCGGGTGCCGTGCGGGCCAAGGACGTGAAGCAGACCGCGGCTCGCGAGAACGACGCGTGCCGGAATGACGTTTTCAAGGTGGTCGCCGAGTTGGCGATGTTGCGATTCGAAAAAAGACGTCCACCCCAACTGGGACATGCAAGACACATCGTGTTGCAGATGCATGGAATTGAAATCCTCGTGACAGAGAGCCCTGTACCGCCGCGGAGCGCTCGAACGCGATGCTCACGCGGTTGCCAACGGCGCGGTCTCTGCAGCTAGGTCAGCTGCGGGGCCCAACGAGGGGCCGGCACACACGCGGTTGGCGCTCGAAAAGTGATGTCGGCGGCCTACGCCGACGTTTGACCTGGTTCGCCCGAGTGCCCTGGCTTTACCAGTGCGTTACCAAACCAAAGCGACGACAAGCGTCACGCGGGGTCGAGCGATAAGGCCCATCACTTGCGAATCTGATGTGATTTCCATGGCCCTATCCCTTTCCGCCTGCGGGACTGCACGTACACGTCTCGCTCGAGGCGGTCCTACGATGACGTATGTGCACCTTTCTGTCAACACAGGTTCTGTGTTCGTTTTAGGGGTCCGAAAAATTTCGGCGTCTTTGGTGCAACCGCAACCACCCGCCAAATGTTGCGATGAGTATGTGAAAAAGACTGCATCCAGCGCGCGCAGCTAGCACAACAAGGGACATGGAAGCCGTCACGCCCGACCGGGGAGAGCTGGTCGTCGAGGTTCATGTGGCGGGGGGTGTGGCCATCGCGGGAACGGTGGCATGCGTCGGTGAAGGAACATCGGCATTCGCCGTGGGGGAGCCGGTGGCCATCGACGCGAGGCTCGTCGATGCGCGCGCGGAGCGGCTGATCGTCGATGCGCAGCTCCCGACATCGCTCCGCATCGCGGTGAACGCGTACCACGTGCTGGTGGACGTGGTGCGATTGGGCGCGGGGGAGACCCTGTTGATTCAGGACGCGGGCAGCGCGTTCGGTTTGCTCGCGGTGCAGTTCGCACGGGTGCTGGGCGCGGGCGCCGTGTTGGGTGTGGTCGCATCGGAGGCGCAGCGAGAACGCGCGGTGTGGGCGGGATGCGCGGCGGCCCTGTTGCCCCATGGCTTCGCCGCGCACGCGCGTGCGCTCACGAACGATCGCGGCGTGGACGTGGTGCTCGAGTCGGCGATGGGGGATCGCGTGATCGAATCGCGCAAGGCGCTCGGACCGCTGGGCCGCATCGCGTTCGCCGCGTCG encodes:
- the rsgA gene encoding ribosome small subunit-dependent GTPase A, with translation MSQLGWTSFFESQHRQLGDHLENVIPARVVLASRGLLHVLGPHGTRRAVLAGKLRHEAMDASELPVVGDWVGLRGDTVAEPLPVVHRFQRTSSLTRKEAGRRTRPQVLVANVDTVLIVSALTAELNVRRIERFVSTVLEGGATPVIVLNKADLCENPEPLFNAVTEVAGSTQMIITSAATGAGIDTIRALARRGETLAMVGASGVGKSALTNCLLEGEAHQREGAVRAADERGKHTTTHRELFVLPSGALLVDTPGLRELALWSDDVAASPRGFDEVDALTEACAFRDCKHETEPGCAVLAAVASGELSEDRFLSWRKLEAEQQWLLARRGPGTEEARQQKQRNRMMGKISRQVQRMKGNR
- a CDS encoding zinc-binding dehydrogenase, which produces MEAVTPDRGELVVEVHVAGGVAIAGTVACVGEGTSAFAVGEPVAIDARLVDARAERLIVDAQLPTSLRIAVNAYHVLVDVVRLGAGETLLIQDAGSAFGLLAVQFARVLGAGAVLGVVASEAQRERAVWAGCAAALLPHGFAAHARALTNDRGVDVVLESAMGDRVIESRKALGPLGRIAFAASPLAALLFQPATAREHGLHELATEVREPLERAARSVMAYVASGAVRVM